In Saccharothrix violaceirubra, the following are encoded in one genomic region:
- a CDS encoding asparagine synthase: protein MDRVVGALPGSHHVIASLEGEVRAQGTISNTRRMFVGGDVAANRADLVAELVDAGVDEEAVALRLLFPSVPHPLTSSTMWREVAAVPPGHYAAPGSTPDVVRWWTPPTPHLALAEGAERLRDALTSAVADNARSRPSISCDLSGGMDSTPVGYLAWQHNPDLLAVTMTELTSDDDDTGIAVDAAARMPGVEHLLMPASGLPLPFEGLFDPDQPHDEPFLGLQGARFREVARRVRAHGSTLHFTGHGGDEVLSAPPNYLHGLARRDPWLALDHVRGHRGLKRWTVSQTWHALRDNQSYRDWLERSAREITSPLPGGRLPPASWNHPLRLSPWLTQDGVHLVSEALGTAAVGAEPLAEDRSGHLALEQIRASGRVARLIGQLTATQGVRTVTPFLDDRVVEACLSVLPHERSTPWAFKPLLTAALRDVVPADIVRRSTKNDMSEDVHAGLRAQRSRIAALCDDLLLARLGLVDAEALRLAVLGPPPPGPALPIMVMTFNCEMWLRGATSLSTRSGSG from the coding sequence TTGGACCGGGTAGTCGGTGCACTGCCCGGCAGCCACCACGTGATCGCCTCGCTCGAAGGCGAGGTGCGCGCTCAGGGAACGATCTCCAACACGCGGCGGATGTTCGTGGGTGGGGATGTCGCCGCGAACCGGGCAGACCTCGTCGCCGAGCTGGTCGACGCCGGTGTGGACGAGGAGGCCGTCGCACTGCGGCTGCTGTTCCCGTCGGTTCCCCACCCCCTCACCTCGTCGACGATGTGGCGCGAGGTCGCCGCGGTTCCCCCCGGCCACTACGCCGCTCCGGGCAGCACGCCGGACGTGGTGCGCTGGTGGACGCCACCGACTCCCCACCTTGCGCTCGCCGAGGGGGCGGAGCGGTTGCGGGACGCACTGACCTCGGCCGTCGCCGACAACGCCAGGTCCAGGCCGTCGATCAGTTGCGACCTGTCCGGCGGCATGGACTCCACTCCCGTCGGGTATCTCGCCTGGCAGCACAACCCCGACCTGCTCGCGGTCACCATGACGGAACTGACCAGCGATGACGACGACACCGGGATCGCCGTCGACGCCGCGGCGCGGATGCCGGGCGTCGAGCACCTCCTGATGCCCGCGAGCGGACTGCCGTTGCCGTTCGAGGGGCTGTTCGACCCCGACCAGCCTCACGACGAACCGTTCCTGGGCCTGCAGGGGGCACGGTTTCGGGAAGTCGCCCGCCGGGTGCGGGCACACGGTTCGACTTTGCACTTCACCGGCCACGGTGGAGACGAGGTCCTGTCCGCGCCACCGAATTACCTGCATGGCCTCGCGCGGCGCGATCCGTGGCTCGCGCTCGACCACGTACGTGGTCATCGCGGGCTCAAGCGCTGGACGGTGAGTCAGACCTGGCACGCGCTGCGGGACAACCAGTCCTATCGGGACTGGCTCGAGCGGAGCGCACGGGAGATCACCTCACCATTGCCCGGCGGACGGCTGCCGCCCGCGAGCTGGAACCACCCCTTGAGGCTGTCACCGTGGCTCACCCAGGACGGCGTCCATCTCGTGTCGGAGGCGCTCGGCACGGCCGCGGTGGGCGCCGAGCCGCTGGCGGAAGACCGAAGCGGGCATCTCGCGCTCGAACAGATCAGGGCTTCCGGCCGAGTCGCTCGGCTGATCGGGCAGCTCACCGCCACCCAAGGCGTGCGAACGGTGACACCATTCCTCGACGACCGGGTGGTCGAGGCGTGCCTGTCCGTGCTGCCGCACGAACGCAGTACTCCCTGGGCCTTCAAACCGCTGCTCACCGCGGCGTTGCGCGACGTCGTGCCCGCGGACATCGTGCGGCGGTCGACCAAGAACGACATGTCGGAGGACGTGCACGCGGGGTTGCGCGCCCAGCGATCGAGGATCGCGGCGCTGTGTGACGACCTGCTGTTGGCCCGGCTCGGGCTGGTCGACGCCGAGGCGTTGCGGCTGGCAGTTCTCGGCCCGCCACCGCCCGGACCGGCGTTGCCGATCATGGTGATGACCTTCAACTGCGAGATGTGGCTGCGCGGCGCCACCTCTTTGTCGACGAGGAGTGGGAGCGGATGA
- a CDS encoding lasso peptide biosynthesis B2 protein: protein MKARATALVKPAGNTFSGLPAAFSVLVAKVLGRQSPHRIRRVLTAVSRGARPATLAEAEAAHRAVLGSSVMMAGDGCLPRSIAVALLCRLRGRWPTWHVGAQIHPFRAHSWVVAEGVAVGETGDMSRWKSLITVGSQGDPR from the coding sequence ATGAAAGCCAGGGCGACGGCACTCGTCAAGCCGGCGGGAAACACGTTCAGCGGCCTTCCCGCCGCGTTCTCCGTATTGGTGGCCAAAGTGCTCGGCAGGCAGTCTCCGCACCGCATTCGTCGCGTGCTCACCGCGGTGTCCCGGGGTGCTCGTCCCGCGACACTCGCCGAGGCGGAAGCGGCACACCGGGCGGTGCTCGGCAGCAGCGTGATGATGGCGGGCGACGGGTGCCTGCCGAGGTCGATCGCCGTCGCCTTGCTGTGCAGGCTGCGCGGCAGGTGGCCGACCTGGCACGTGGGTGCGCAGATCCATCCGTTCCGCGCGCACTCGTGGGTGGTGGCGGAGGGTGTGGCGGTGGGGGAGACCGGTGACATGAGCCGGTGGAAGTCGTTGATCACGGTCGGCTCGCAGGGAGATCCCCGATGA
- a CDS encoding lasso peptide biosynthesis PqqD family chaperone codes for MTLRPRAQVTMTRADDGMVVLDERTGRYWQLNHSAAYMLERLVDGDTVDQVAEHVAASAGVDTADVRSDVDAFIGRLRHAGLIAE; via the coding sequence ATGACGTTGCGCCCACGTGCACAGGTGACGATGACCCGCGCCGACGACGGCATGGTCGTGTTGGACGAGCGGACGGGCCGCTACTGGCAGCTCAACCACAGCGCCGCGTACATGCTGGAGCGCTTGGTGGACGGGGACACCGTCGACCAGGTCGCCGAACACGTCGCCGCGAGTGCGGGTGTCGACACGGCCGACGTGCGGTCCGACGTCGACGCGTTCATCGGCCGCCTGCGCCACGCCGGCCTCATTGCCGAATGA
- a CDS encoding tryptophan halogenase family protein encodes METNAGRRSELDELVSTFPDDEAAAVRGWLGGAAGTSHLPGISLRSNHEPLVEKLPRPAAYDPNAIRRVAIVGGGTAGYLTAIALRTKRPWLEVSLVESPSIPIIGVGEATVPGIVIFLHHYLGIDVEDFYRQVRPTWKQGIHFRWGPRPEGFMAPFDWDSNSIGTAGAVDSGSGIDGYTLQSLLMRTDRTPVFDAGGEQVSLMKYLPFAYHLDNARFVGFLTDIAKQRGVRHVEARIEDVVLGGEDWVDHLRTTDGRKLDYDLYVDCSGFRSILLGKAFGTPFLSYESSLFTDSAVTGNVGHGGHLKSYTSSITMDSGWCWGIPTPEDDHLGYVYSSNAISDDKAAEELAARFPGVGDPRVVRFRVGRYEKAWRGNVMAIGNAYAFVEPLESTGILMITSSVQALVASLPASWSDPQCRDMINVALANRWDALRWFLSIHYRFNTRLDTPFWREVRSTTDISGAQPMLDMYATGAPLRYRNPLLRTFLQGNTPTFYGLAGVETILLGQEVPTRLLHRAEPPERWRARRDAAMAITRRALPQNEALARFHDNPGLNRQLLFDPDSWASPLRAEPIGML; translated from the coding sequence GTGGAGACGAACGCCGGACGGCGGTCGGAGTTGGATGAACTGGTGTCGACATTCCCGGACGACGAGGCCGCCGCGGTTCGCGGATGGCTCGGCGGCGCTGCGGGCACGTCGCACCTGCCGGGGATCTCTTTGCGCAGCAATCACGAGCCGCTCGTGGAGAAGCTGCCCAGGCCCGCCGCGTACGACCCGAATGCGATACGTCGCGTCGCCATCGTCGGAGGCGGCACGGCAGGCTACCTCACCGCGATTGCTCTGCGTACCAAGCGACCGTGGCTCGAGGTGTCGCTGGTCGAGTCACCGTCGATCCCGATCATCGGCGTCGGTGAGGCGACCGTGCCCGGCATCGTGATCTTCCTGCACCACTACCTCGGCATCGACGTCGAGGACTTCTACCGACAGGTTCGGCCGACCTGGAAACAGGGCATCCATTTCCGGTGGGGACCTCGGCCGGAGGGGTTCATGGCCCCGTTCGACTGGGACAGCAATTCGATCGGCACGGCAGGGGCGGTCGACTCCGGCAGCGGTATCGACGGATACACGCTGCAGTCGTTGTTGATGAGGACGGACCGCACGCCGGTGTTCGACGCCGGCGGCGAACAGGTTTCGCTGATGAAGTACCTGCCGTTCGCCTACCACCTCGACAACGCGCGCTTCGTCGGCTTCCTGACCGACATCGCCAAGCAGCGCGGCGTGCGGCACGTCGAAGCGCGAATCGAGGACGTGGTCCTCGGCGGTGAGGACTGGGTCGACCACCTGCGCACCACCGACGGGCGCAAACTCGACTACGACTTGTACGTGGACTGCTCGGGTTTTCGGTCGATTCTGCTCGGCAAGGCTTTCGGGACGCCGTTTCTGAGCTACGAGAGCAGCCTGTTCACCGACTCGGCCGTCACCGGCAACGTCGGCCACGGCGGGCACCTGAAGTCCTACACCAGTTCGATCACGATGGACTCCGGCTGGTGTTGGGGCATTCCGACGCCGGAAGATGACCACTTGGGCTACGTGTACTCGTCGAACGCGATCTCCGACGACAAGGCTGCCGAGGAACTCGCAGCGCGGTTCCCGGGCGTCGGCGACCCCCGTGTGGTCCGGTTTCGCGTCGGCAGGTACGAGAAGGCGTGGCGCGGCAACGTGATGGCGATCGGCAATGCCTACGCGTTCGTCGAACCACTCGAGTCGACCGGCATCCTCATGATCACTTCCAGCGTGCAGGCGTTGGTCGCCTCCTTGCCGGCGTCGTGGTCGGATCCGCAGTGCCGTGACATGATCAACGTTGCTCTCGCGAACAGGTGGGACGCGCTGCGGTGGTTCCTGTCCATCCACTACAGGTTCAACACCAGGCTCGACACGCCGTTCTGGCGGGAAGTCCGTTCCACGACCGACATATCCGGTGCGCAACCGATGCTGGACATGTACGCGACCGGTGCGCCGCTGCGATATCGCAATCCCTTGCTCAGGACGTTTCTGCAAGGAAACACACCGACGTTCTACGGGCTGGCCGGAGTGGAGACGATCCTGCTCGGACAGGAGGTGCCGACACGGCTGCTGCACCGTGCGGAGCCGCCCGAACGGTGGCGCGCACGCCGGGACGCCGCCATGGCGATCACCCGGCGCGCATTACCCCAGAACGAGGCGTTGGCGCGGTTCCACGACAATCCGGGCTTGAACCGGCAGCTTCTCTTCGACCCGGACAGTTGGGCGAGCCCGTTGCGTGCCGAGCCGATCGGAATGCTGTGA
- a CDS encoding flavin reductase family protein, with protein sequence MAGFPTGVAVVTAVDADGTPHGMTCSSLCSVTLLPPTLAVCLRRGSPTLAAIQRRNFFVVNLMHDEARITAELFASGEADRFDRVRWQAGAAGPHLPDDAHAIADCSVRRTEPVGDHEVVFGEVLGAGVSEMPKPLLYGMRRYARLWTEAGR encoded by the coding sequence ATGGCGGGGTTTCCGACCGGAGTCGCCGTCGTCACCGCCGTCGACGCCGACGGGACGCCACATGGGATGACGTGTTCGTCCCTGTGCAGCGTCACACTCCTTCCACCGACGCTGGCGGTGTGCCTGCGCAGAGGCAGCCCGACACTCGCGGCTATACAGCGCCGCAACTTCTTCGTGGTGAACCTGATGCACGACGAGGCACGGATCACCGCGGAGCTGTTCGCCTCCGGGGAGGCCGACAGGTTCGACCGGGTGCGCTGGCAGGCTGGAGCCGCCGGGCCGCACCTGCCCGACGACGCGCACGCGATCGCGGATTGCTCGGTGCGCCGGACCGAGCCGGTGGGAGACCACGAGGTGGTGTTCGGAGAGGTACTGGGAGCAGGCGTATCCGAGATGCCCAAACCACTGCTCTATGGCATGCGCCGCTACGCCAGGCTGTGGACGGAAGCCGGGCGGTGA
- a CDS encoding AAA domain-containing protein has product MSAEAVGDQPEVAELLRAVRAEIDATLGAETGFDKVVLTEGRVVGGGGDRHEYSFAARGWKDSSAARPLLIRARPRTAWESAELVVAERGRLRLRTSAVLGAKAELREDDTSGLVALAEQLDRTISGAGGLNLTAAGWLVGRDLPAAGRCPHPERYVRGWRSLQLNDRQRDAVARALGSDLTFVWGPPGTGKTEVVGHVVEGNHRQGHRVLFLAPTNVAVDQAVERLCELLSAEDGFAGGLVQRAGDIAPGSLKEKYGDRIEQRKIVARLSAGLTAEIGELRERLDVVDSRLALHREHAELLGSLEQLRGDARRATRDVATAAAECERARQEAARLRAELIAIGVPTGPSAARKARQQEELLSRLQVVDQDVADLVARHLLATAEQRRHAARVQAAERKASALRTTLVGSADQLATTAKNLRERLEDRQDKLRAVEVEVRGNCRVLATTVAKAVQSRYLIDRFDTVVLDEAGMVALPAAWYAAALARKRVVVAGDFRQLPAVTRASGDHDADPATRAHSAHWMDRDAFHAAGLVDGRGRVRPHGCLIGLDTQYRMRPAICAVVNTIAYPDAPLTTGRADGSRLPPSPLLESPLVLVDTATRRSAAQGGPRSNPVHEAVIHELVRGLQYDGVLPARKEDGGPGDRMAVIAPYRDQVGALKGSLAYRFGADYDGVVDTVHRFQGSQRPLVVIDTVAGAGDRVGRFYEGTGLSSATCRLLNVAVSRAQDHLVVVADVDFLSRNLKPHGEAARLVDHLRRHAHHLDVGDLVPFRAADDLAGLDPHELTRPAFFPADEVPRAVAWDFAHARRGIDIYCAFLDADPVERWLAKLTPRIEDGLTVTVHTRPARRSDDERQIARLEAAGCTVVRRERMHEKVVIVDDEVLWHGSLNLLARTGPTDLMMRITDPGACERVRRIVERARAEPGPKAGGRLYLNVPFAENDLARQTAKARWDPKSRRWYVPHDTPRHLVERWL; this is encoded by the coding sequence GTGTCCGCCGAGGCAGTGGGGGATCAGCCGGAAGTGGCCGAGTTGCTGCGTGCGGTCCGCGCGGAGATCGACGCGACTCTCGGCGCGGAGACCGGGTTCGACAAGGTGGTCCTCACCGAAGGTCGGGTCGTGGGCGGTGGGGGCGACCGGCACGAGTACTCGTTCGCCGCCCGGGGCTGGAAGGACTCGTCCGCCGCCCGGCCGCTGCTGATTCGTGCCCGCCCGCGTACCGCCTGGGAGTCGGCGGAACTCGTCGTCGCCGAACGCGGTCGGTTGCGCCTGCGCACGTCCGCCGTGCTGGGTGCGAAGGCCGAACTCCGCGAGGACGACACGTCCGGCCTGGTCGCGTTGGCCGAACAGCTCGACCGGACGATCTCGGGGGCCGGCGGGTTGAACCTGACCGCGGCCGGGTGGCTGGTCGGCCGCGACCTGCCCGCGGCCGGTCGGTGCCCGCACCCGGAGCGGTACGTGCGCGGGTGGCGGTCCTTGCAGCTCAACGACCGGCAGCGCGATGCCGTGGCACGGGCCCTGGGCAGCGACCTGACCTTCGTCTGGGGGCCGCCCGGCACCGGCAAGACCGAGGTCGTCGGCCACGTCGTGGAGGGCAACCACCGGCAGGGGCACCGGGTGCTGTTCCTCGCGCCCACCAACGTCGCCGTGGACCAGGCGGTGGAACGGCTGTGCGAGCTGTTGAGCGCCGAGGACGGCTTCGCCGGCGGGCTCGTGCAGCGGGCCGGGGACATCGCACCCGGTTCGCTCAAGGAGAAGTACGGCGACCGGATCGAGCAGCGGAAGATCGTGGCGCGGCTGAGCGCCGGCCTGACCGCCGAGATCGGGGAGTTGCGCGAGCGCCTCGACGTCGTCGACAGCCGCTTGGCACTGCACCGCGAGCACGCGGAACTCCTCGGAAGTCTCGAACAACTGCGTGGCGACGCTCGGCGGGCCACGCGGGACGTCGCCACGGCCGCGGCCGAGTGCGAGCGCGCCAGGCAGGAGGCAGCCCGGCTGCGTGCCGAACTGATCGCGATCGGAGTCCCGACCGGCCCGTCCGCCGCGCGGAAGGCGCGACAGCAGGAAGAACTCCTCTCCCGACTCCAGGTGGTCGACCAGGACGTCGCCGACCTGGTCGCGCGGCACCTGCTCGCCACCGCCGAACAGCGGCGCCACGCGGCGCGAGTACAGGCAGCCGAGCGCAAGGCGAGCGCACTCCGGACGACACTGGTCGGCAGCGCCGACCAACTCGCCACCACGGCCAAGAATCTGCGGGAACGTCTGGAAGACCGGCAGGACAAGCTCCGCGCCGTCGAAGTGGAGGTGCGTGGCAACTGCCGTGTCCTGGCGACGACCGTGGCCAAGGCCGTGCAGTCCCGGTACCTGATCGACAGGTTCGACACCGTCGTCCTCGACGAAGCGGGCATGGTCGCCCTTCCCGCGGCCTGGTACGCGGCGGCGTTGGCGAGGAAACGGGTGGTCGTGGCCGGCGACTTCCGGCAGCTCCCCGCGGTGACCCGGGCGTCCGGCGATCACGACGCGGACCCGGCGACGCGGGCGCACTCCGCGCACTGGATGGACCGCGACGCCTTCCACGCGGCCGGCCTCGTCGACGGTCGGGGACGCGTGCGACCCCACGGCTGCCTGATCGGTCTGGACACCCAGTACCGCATGCGTCCGGCGATCTGCGCGGTCGTGAACACGATCGCCTACCCCGACGCGCCGTTGACCACCGGCCGGGCGGACGGCAGCCGGTTGCCGCCGTCGCCGCTGCTGGAGTCGCCGCTGGTGCTGGTCGACACCGCGACCCGGCGCTCGGCCGCACAAGGCGGTCCCAGATCCAACCCGGTGCACGAGGCCGTGATCCACGAACTCGTCCGGGGACTGCAGTACGACGGTGTGCTGCCCGCGCGCAAGGAGGACGGCGGGCCGGGCGACCGGATGGCGGTCATCGCCCCCTACCGCGACCAGGTCGGGGCGCTGAAGGGCAGTCTCGCCTACCGGTTCGGCGCCGACTACGACGGTGTCGTCGACACCGTGCACCGGTTCCAGGGCAGCCAACGACCCCTCGTGGTGATCGACACCGTCGCCGGTGCCGGTGACCGGGTCGGCCGCTTCTACGAGGGAACGGGCCTGTCGTCGGCCACCTGCCGACTGCTCAACGTGGCGGTGAGCCGCGCGCAGGACCACCTCGTGGTGGTCGCCGACGTCGACTTCCTGAGCCGCAACCTCAAGCCCCACGGCGAAGCCGCCCGCCTGGTCGACCACCTGCGGCGGCACGCGCACCACCTCGACGTCGGCGACCTCGTCCCGTTCCGCGCGGCGGACGACCTGGCGGGACTCGACCCGCACGAGCTGACCCGACCGGCCTTCTTCCCGGCCGACGAGGTGCCGCGCGCCGTCGCCTGGGACTTCGCGCACGCCCGACGCGGCATCGACATCTACTGCGCGTTCCTCGACGCCGACCCCGTCGAACGGTGGCTCGCGAAGCTGACACCGCGGATCGAGGACGGTCTGACCGTCACCGTCCACACCCGACCGGCCCGGCGATCCGACGACGAACGGCAGATCGCGAGGCTCGAGGCGGCCGGGTGCACCGTGGTCCGACGCGAGCGCATGCACGAGAAGGTCGTGATCGTCGACGACGAGGTGCTCTGGCACGGGTCGCTCAACCTGCTGGCCCGCACCGGGCCCACCGACCTCATGATGCGCATCACCGATCCCGGTGCCTGCGAACGCGTGCGCCGGATCGTCGAGCGCGCCCGTGCCGAGCCCGGACCGAAAGCCGGCGGCCGGTTGTACCTGAACGTGCCGTTCGCGGAGAACGACCTGGCCAGGCAGACCGCGAAAGCCCGATGGGATCCCAAGTCCAGGCGTTGGTACGTGCCGCACGACACGCCTCGACACCTTGTGGAGCGGTGGTTGTAG
- a CDS encoding metallophosphoesterase, producing MGRVAVIGDVGGHADQLRWALEWLGAGAGRLPSDLTVIQVGDLVDRGPDSTGALDVVARLLDEQPDRWIQLVGNHEAQYLPGGTVFWPDPVEVCDVERLRAWWADGRLRVATAVRTGDGEELLVTHVGLTLAGWQWLGEPTSAVRAAESLDRRPELIWRMGEHARDEQAGPLWAESGAALHEPWMGYVGVVPFGQVHGHSTVVAFGEERWRCTGRVRQRASVDWQARHVRVRVGGRVFTGVDPGHGRTGATRWQPLVFDAATVVST from the coding sequence ATGGGGCGGGTCGCGGTCATCGGTGATGTCGGAGGACACGCGGACCAGTTGCGGTGGGCGTTGGAGTGGCTGGGCGCCGGCGCCGGGCGGTTGCCGTCCGATCTGACGGTGATCCAGGTGGGCGATCTCGTCGACCGCGGTCCGGACAGCACGGGAGCGCTCGACGTCGTCGCGAGGCTGCTCGACGAACAGCCGGACCGGTGGATTCAACTCGTCGGCAATCACGAGGCGCAGTACCTGCCCGGCGGGACGGTGTTCTGGCCCGATCCGGTGGAGGTCTGCGATGTCGAGCGGCTGCGGGCTTGGTGGGCGGATGGGCGTCTGCGGGTGGCCACCGCCGTGCGCACTGGGGACGGTGAGGAACTGTTGGTGACCCATGTGGGTTTGACCCTGGCCGGCTGGCAGTGGTTGGGGGAGCCCACGTCCGCAGTGCGTGCGGCGGAGTCACTGGACCGGCGTCCGGAGTTGATCTGGCGCATGGGCGAGCACGCGCGTGACGAGCAGGCGGGTCCCTTGTGGGCCGAGTCGGGGGCGGCGTTGCACGAGCCGTGGATGGGGTATGTCGGTGTGGTGCCGTTCGGGCAGGTGCACGGGCATTCGACGGTTGTGGCGTTCGGCGAGGAGCGTTGGCGTTGTACGGGTCGGGTCCGTCAACGGGCCTCGGTCGACTGGCAGGCACGCCACGTGCGTGTGCGTGTCGGGGGACGGGTGTTCACCGGCGTCGATCCCGGGCACGGCCGGACGGGCGCGACCCGTTGGCAGCCTTTGGTCTTCGACGCCGCCACAGTGGTCTCGACCTGA